One Primulina huaijiensis isolate GDHJ02 chromosome 8, ASM1229523v2, whole genome shotgun sequence genomic region harbors:
- the LOC140982433 gene encoding large ribosomal subunit protein uL11c-like, translated as MATSSLSAYTGSISISSTNLSRNRQWENEAALQSSLFFTSPLKTSTAAQFLNKQLTLSVSSTPRPLTIISMAPPKPGGKPRKSDRGCKIGPGGGKETPARPVGPALGVKGVNIAAFCKDYNARTADKAGSVNPVKITVYDDRSFTFILKTPPASILLLKAAGIIWGQVRKDLNLVSAAFSFLTNYY; from the exons ATGGCTACTTCGTCTCTTTCTGCTTACACTGGTTCCATTTCGATTTCTTCTACAAATCTGAGTAGGAATCGTCAATGGGAGAACGAGGCTGCGCTTCAATCTTCTCTATTTTTCACTTCACCCCTCAAAACCTCCACCGCCGCGCAGTTCCTAAACAAACAACTCACGCTCTCCGTCTCTTCAACTCCACGCCCTCTCACCATTATTTCCATGGCTCCTCCTAAACCTGGTGGGAAACCCAGAAAA AGTGATCGGGGTTGTAAAATTGGCCCTGGAGGCGGGAAAGAGACCCCGGCTCGGCCCGTGGGGCCAGCTTTGGGTGTGAAAGGTGTTAACATAGCAGCTTTCTGTAAGGATTACAATGCTCGTACTGCTGATAAAGCCGGTTCCGTCAATCCCGTCAAGATTACGGTTTACGAC GATAGGAGCTTCACTTTTATCCTGAAGACTCCACCTGCTTCTATTTTATTGCTCAAAGCTGCTG GGATCATATGGGGACAAGTGAGAAAAGATTTGAACTTGGTCTCCGCCGCGTTTTCCTTTCTGACAAATTATTACTGA